A stretch of Sphingorhabdus sp. YGSMI21 DNA encodes these proteins:
- a CDS encoding acyl-CoA dehydrogenase family protein, giving the protein MRQFTEEQHMFRDAYRRFLADEVAPRMDEFREAGIVDREIFKKAGDQGFLMIWPDEKYGGMGDNDFRYEQIIIEETVRAGCAEWYNTLHSRLVGPYLQNIGNEEQRERFLPKCVSGETILAVAMTEPGAGSDLSGMKSMAKDMGDHWLLNGSKTYISNGINADVVVVAAKIDGVDDKHAMVLLIVERGMEGFERGQNLEKIGLHAQDTAELFFNNVKIPKENTLGTPGKGFIHLMEGLAEERLIGMVGYAASARRAFDVTREFVMERDVFGKKLSDMQNTQFKMAEMDAKIDMFQVYVDHCIDIHNQGGLTANMAAKGKMLGSEIEWEMADLGLQLHGGAGYMKEYEISRIFTDARMSRIYAGSSEIMRYIIGRDVFSQKYQSILE; this is encoded by the coding sequence ATGCGCCAATTTACCGAAGAACAGCATATGTTCCGCGATGCCTATCGCCGCTTCCTCGCCGACGAAGTCGCCCCCCGGATGGACGAATTCCGCGAAGCCGGGATCGTTGACCGCGAGATATTCAAGAAGGCGGGCGACCAGGGCTTTCTGATGATCTGGCCGGACGAGAAATATGGCGGCATGGGCGACAATGACTTCCGCTACGAGCAGATCATCATCGAGGAAACCGTTCGCGCGGGCTGCGCCGAATGGTATAATACGCTGCACAGCCGGCTGGTCGGACCCTATTTGCAGAATATCGGCAATGAAGAACAGCGCGAGCGCTTCCTGCCGAAATGCGTCAGCGGCGAGACGATCCTCGCCGTTGCAATGACCGAACCGGGTGCCGGTAGTGATCTTTCGGGCATGAAGTCCATGGCAAAGGACATGGGCGATCATTGGCTGCTCAACGGATCGAAAACCTATATCTCCAACGGCATCAACGCGGACGTGGTCGTCGTCGCGGCCAAGATCGACGGTGTCGATGACAAGCATGCGATGGTGCTGCTGATCGTCGAGCGCGGCATGGAAGGCTTCGAGCGCGGCCAGAATCTGGAGAAGATCGGACTGCACGCGCAGGACACGGCCGAGCTGTTTTTCAACAATGTCAAAATCCCCAAGGAAAATACGCTGGGCACGCCGGGCAAGGGCTTCATCCATCTGATGGAAGGGCTGGCCGAGGAACGGCTGATCGGGATGGTCGGCTATGCTGCATCGGCGCGGCGGGCATTTGACGTGACGCGCGAATTTGTCATGGAACGGGATGTTTTCGGCAAAAAATTGTCGGATATGCAGAATACCCAGTTCAAAATGGCCGAAATGGACGCAAAAATCGACATGTTCCAGGTCTATGTCGACCATTGTATCGACATCCACAACCAGGGCGGGCTGACCGCCAATATGGCCGCCAAGGGCAAGATGCTCGGCAGCGAGATCGAGTGGGAAATGGCCGATCTCGGGCTGCAGCTGCACGGCGGCGCCGGCTATATGAAAGAATATGAAATCAGCCGGATCTTCACCGACGCCCGGATGAGCCGCATCTACGCCGGGTCGAGCGAGATCATGCGCTACATCATCGGCCGCGACGTTTTCAGCCAGAAATATCAATCGATCCTCGAATAG
- a CDS encoding TonB-dependent receptor, whose amino-acid sequence MKIKYLLAVSVVSLSTAGIFATPAAAQSTGTLDFENDVIVVTGGRSSDVGGVEIPNTPKAKQVLEEEIIRRQRPGQTVNDIVNLVPGVSFQNNDPWGSSGGSFTIRGFSDDRISQTLDGLPLNDSGNYALYTNQQVDSEIIEQVNVNLGVTDVDSPTASAVGGTINLRTREPSDEFKLTGTLSTGSTFAKGDNGNRDRLYVRGFGMIDTGDLTGFGTKAFVSASYTRYNNPFNNYGIVEKQQYNSRIWQDIGSDGDFIAVAGHYNENRNNFFGSFSLDSFPTTKADRFYDINYPCTVDLPQAGTAQVDNNCGAEFDRRYNPSNTGNIRGASRFTLTDGLVLSVDPSFQYVKANGGGDEELLEQTRNVGGVEMTGFIRGRYYFGRDLNGDGDTLDEVTGHDPSQTRTRRFGVISNLSYELNPDHRFRLAYTYDDANHRQTGQTSVALLNGEIADVFPVNDGLVTVDGFELNKRDRQSYATLHQISGEYRGNFGDLTAVLGLRAPFFTRELNQNCYTTSASGFLDCIGGTSAAYEAANPYVYDPVTNDASGSALPTSRTYKYDDILPNVGLTYAFGSASVFANYAKGLSVPATDPLYDSLYFPEDAPGVQPVPETTDSLDLGLRYQTGNIQAQFAGWFTRYNNRLASAYNPLLEETIFRNLGRVDKYGLDGSIAWTPTRDTMVYLFGSINESEIKDNVQTGNCTADDLTDGVAQCTAVGDPIFALTAGKNESGAPLWTVGARVQQRFGDFELGAQVKHTGKRWVNDTNERSVGGYTLVDLDLRWTITQNPFGDDVALQLNVTNLFDELYVGGFGGDLDGNSPFVQIGAPRAASISLIFGY is encoded by the coding sequence ATGAAAATCAAATATCTTCTGGCTGTCAGCGTTGTCAGCCTTTCCACAGCAGGCATTTTTGCCACACCGGCGGCGGCACAGTCCACCGGTACGCTGGATTTCGAAAATGACGTCATCGTCGTCACCGGCGGCAGATCAAGCGATGTTGGCGGTGTAGAAATTCCCAACACGCCAAAGGCGAAACAGGTTCTCGAGGAAGAAATCATCCGGCGCCAGCGCCCGGGCCAGACGGTCAATGACATCGTAAACCTCGTTCCAGGCGTCAGCTTCCAGAATAACGATCCCTGGGGTTCTTCCGGCGGCTCGTTCACGATTCGCGGTTTCAGCGACGACCGTATTTCGCAGACGCTGGACGGTTTGCCACTCAACGATTCGGGCAACTACGCGCTATATACCAACCAGCAGGTCGATTCGGAAATCATCGAGCAGGTTAACGTAAACCTGGGCGTAACCGACGTCGACAGCCCGACCGCTTCCGCAGTCGGTGGCACGATCAACCTTCGTACCCGCGAGCCGAGCGACGAATTCAAGCTCACCGGCACGCTTTCAACCGGCAGCACCTTTGCAAAAGGTGACAATGGCAACCGCGACCGTCTCTATGTTCGTGGCTTTGGCATGATCGATACCGGCGACCTTACCGGTTTCGGTACCAAGGCATTCGTTTCGGCAAGCTACACGCGCTACAACAATCCGTTCAACAATTACGGCATTGTCGAGAAGCAGCAATATAATAGCCGTATCTGGCAGGATATCGGCAGCGACGGCGACTTCATCGCCGTGGCCGGTCACTATAACGAAAACCGCAACAACTTCTTCGGTTCCTTCTCGCTGGACAGCTTCCCCACAACGAAGGCAGACCGCTTCTACGATATCAACTATCCTTGCACGGTCGACTTGCCACAAGCCGGCACCGCCCAGGTTGACAACAATTGCGGCGCGGAATTTGACCGTCGTTACAACCCTTCGAACACCGGCAATATCCGTGGCGCATCGCGCTTCACATTGACCGATGGTCTGGTGCTCTCGGTCGACCCAAGCTTCCAATATGTGAAAGCCAATGGCGGCGGTGACGAAGAGCTGCTCGAGCAGACCCGCAACGTAGGCGGCGTCGAAATGACCGGCTTCATCCGCGGACGTTATTATTTCGGTCGCGATCTCAATGGTGACGGCGATACGCTTGACGAAGTAACCGGCCACGATCCAAGCCAGACCCGCACCCGGCGTTTTGGCGTGATTTCGAACCTCTCCTATGAGCTCAACCCGGACCACCGTTTCCGTCTCGCTTATACTTATGACGATGCCAACCACCGTCAGACGGGCCAGACTTCGGTCGCTCTGCTCAACGGTGAGATCGCCGATGTTTTCCCGGTCAACGATGGCCTGGTGACGGTTGACGGCTTCGAACTCAACAAGCGTGACCGTCAGTCTTATGCAACCCTGCATCAGATTTCCGGTGAATATCGCGGTAATTTCGGTGACCTCACTGCGGTCCTCGGCCTGCGTGCACCATTTTTCACGCGCGAGCTGAACCAGAATTGCTACACGACCTCAGCCAGCGGTTTCCTCGATTGCATAGGTGGAACCAGTGCCGCCTATGAAGCAGCAAACCCATATGTGTACGATCCGGTAACCAACGATGCCAGCGGTTCGGCCCTGCCTACGTCGCGTACATATAAATATGACGACATTCTGCCGAATGTCGGCCTGACTTATGCTTTCGGAAGCGCATCGGTATTTGCAAACTATGCCAAGGGCCTCTCGGTACCGGCAACCGATCCACTGTATGACTCGCTTTACTTCCCTGAAGATGCGCCGGGCGTACAGCCGGTTCCGGAAACCACCGACAGCCTCGATCTCGGACTGCGTTACCAGACCGGTAACATACAGGCCCAGTTCGCTGGCTGGTTCACGCGCTACAACAACCGTCTGGCCTCGGCCTATAACCCGCTTCTGGAAGAAACAATCTTCCGGAATCTGGGTCGCGTCGACAAATATGGTCTGGATGGTTCGATCGCATGGACACCCACACGTGACACAATGGTTTATCTCTTCGGTTCGATCAACGAGTCGGAAATCAAGGATAATGTCCAGACCGGCAATTGCACCGCAGACGATCTGACCGATGGCGTTGCGCAATGTACCGCTGTTGGCGATCCGATCTTCGCCCTGACCGCAGGCAAGAACGAGAGTGGCGCTCCGCTGTGGACCGTTGGCGCCCGTGTGCAGCAGCGGTTTGGTGACTTTGAACTGGGTGCCCAGGTCAAGCACACCGGCAAACGCTGGGTGAATGACACCAACGAACGCTCTGTCGGTGGCTACACGCTGGTCGACCTCGACCTGCGCTGGACGATCACGCAGAACCCGTTCGGTGACGATGTTGCGCTTCAGCTGAACGTGACCAATCTGTTCGACGAACTCTATGTCGGCGGCTTTGGCGGCGACCTCGACGGCAACTCGCCGTTCGTGCAGATCGGTGCTCCACGCGCCGCTAGCATCTCGCTGATCTTCGGCTACTAA
- a CDS encoding NAD(P)H-dependent oxidoreductase yields MKQTKKPFILGIGGTTSPSSSTEVALAISLQAAEAAGAETELFGSDRLMALPHYRSDPAGLNQTGKDLVELVRRADGFLISSPGYHGTISGLVKNAIDYIEETSTDDRVYLDGLPIGLIVTAYGWQAVGSTLAALRSIVHALRGWPTPLGVGINASGGIFSQGICTDESVNDQLKMVAQQVMLRAEAR; encoded by the coding sequence GTGAAACAGACAAAGAAACCGTTCATTCTCGGCATTGGTGGTACCACCAGTCCGTCCTCCTCGACCGAAGTCGCGCTGGCAATTTCCCTGCAGGCAGCCGAGGCGGCCGGAGCAGAAACCGAATTGTTCGGTTCGGACCGTCTGATGGCGTTGCCGCATTATCGGTCGGATCCGGCCGGTCTGAACCAGACCGGCAAGGATCTTGTCGAGCTGGTACGCCGCGCCGACGGTTTTCTGATTTCGAGTCCGGGCTATCATGGCACCATCTCGGGTCTGGTTAAAAACGCGATAGACTATATCGAGGAAACATCGACCGATGATCGGGTCTATCTGGATGGCTTGCCCATCGGACTGATCGTGACGGCTTACGGCTGGCAGGCGGTGGGCAGCACCCTCGCCGCGTTGCGTTCGATCGTCCACGCCCTGCGTGGCTGGCCGACTCCGCTGGGTGTCGGGATCAATGCCTCGGGTGGGATATTCAGCCAAGGGATTTGCACCGACGAATCTGTGAATGACCAACTGAAAATGGTTGCCCAGCAAGTGATGCTGAGGGCTGAAGCGCGCTAG
- a CDS encoding NTP transferase domain-containing protein: MNKKSGMMLALLAAGQSRRFGDQDKLGALLGDRMLGLHAAATGAEMGFVGKLVIGTRDHVCAASWREMGYEVLDNDKAAQGQATSVRLAAARAIDAGATSLCIMLADMPFVTRDHIGKLVAAFDQTGGTRTVASARDGQPMPPAIFPSDALAELVELKGDTGAQKLLRDAILVAGSDRLLTDIDTAEDLAKANLSIRQIR, translated from the coding sequence TTGAACAAGAAGTCCGGCATGATGCTGGCGCTGCTGGCAGCCGGGCAGTCCCGCCGGTTCGGCGATCAGGACAAGCTGGGCGCGTTGCTCGGCGACCGGATGCTCGGCCTGCACGCAGCCGCGACCGGCGCGGAAATGGGCTTTGTCGGCAAGCTGGTGATCGGCACCCGCGACCATGTCTGCGCGGCAAGCTGGCGCGAGATGGGTTACGAAGTCCTGGACAATGACAAGGCCGCGCAGGGTCAGGCGACATCTGTCCGGCTGGCCGCCGCCCGCGCCATTGATGCTGGCGCGACCAGTCTTTGCATCATGCTGGCCGACATGCCCTTCGTGACGCGCGACCATATCGGGAAACTGGTCGCGGCCTTCGACCAGACAGGCGGTACCCGCACCGTCGCATCCGCCCGCGACGGTCAGCCGATGCCGCCGGCGATCTTCCCGTCCGATGCGCTGGCCGAGCTGGTGGAACTGAAAGGCGATACCGGCGCTCAAAAACTGCTGCGTGATGCGATTCTGGTGGCGGGCAGCGACCGGCTGCTGACGGATATCGACACCGCAGAAGATTTGGCAAAAGCCAATCTCTCTATCCGGCAAATCAGGTAG
- a CDS encoding 2-oxoglutarate and iron-dependent oxygenase domain-containing protein translates to MTQNPDTLAAVSLAMADEDSDAFAEQIGRSFSDWGFAVVADHGISDDLIERAEAMSRAFFALPEAVKRSYHIPGGGGARGYTPFGTESAKDSNISDLKEFWHIGRDLPAGHAFESFMPPNIWPKELDGFRETYLEMFAAFDKAGARILEAIARFLGLAPDFFVDTVRDGNSVMRLIHYPPVPEDSPAVRAGAHEDINTITLLIGAEEAGLELLDRNGQWRSVTPKPGELAVNIGDMLQRLTNNRLPSTTHRVVNPAPERRGFSRYSMPFFLHFRPDYSIETLPSCVDDTHPDLYPEPITAHDYLMQRLREIGLA, encoded by the coding sequence ATGACCCAGAACCCGGATACATTGGCCGCCGTTTCGCTCGCCATGGCGGACGAAGACAGCGACGCATTTGCCGAACAGATCGGCCGCAGCTTTTCAGACTGGGGCTTCGCGGTGGTCGCCGACCATGGCATATCCGACGACCTGATCGAACGCGCCGAAGCCATGTCGCGCGCCTTTTTCGCTCTGCCCGAAGCGGTGAAGCGATCCTACCATATCCCCGGCGGCGGCGGCGCCCGCGGCTATACGCCGTTCGGTACCGAAAGCGCCAAGGACAGCAATATCAGCGATCTCAAGGAATTCTGGCATATCGGTCGCGATCTGCCGGCCGGCCACGCGTTCGAATCTTTCATGCCACCCAATATCTGGCCCAAGGAACTCGACGGATTTCGCGAAACCTATCTCGAGATGTTCGCCGCCTTCGACAAGGCCGGCGCGCGTATTCTGGAGGCGATTGCCCGCTTCCTCGGACTGGCGCCGGATTTCTTCGTCGACACGGTGCGCGACGGCAATTCGGTGATGCGGCTGATCCACTATCCGCCGGTCCCCGAAGATTCGCCAGCCGTCCGCGCGGGAGCGCATGAGGATATCAACACGATCACCCTGCTGATCGGCGCCGAAGAAGCTGGCTTGGAACTGCTCGACCGCAACGGCCAGTGGCGGTCGGTGACCCCGAAGCCCGGCGAGCTGGCGGTGAATATCGGCGACATGCTGCAGCGGCTGACCAACAACCGCCTGCCCTCGACCACGCACCGGGTGGTCAACCCGGCACCGGAGCGGCGTGGCTTTTCGCGCTACTCGATGCCCTTCTTCCTTCACTTCCGCCCGGATTATTCGATTGAGACATTGCCGAGCTGCGTCGATGACACCCATCCGGACCTCTATCCGGAACCGATTACCGCGCACGACTATCTGATGCAGCGCCTGCGCGAAATCGGCCTGGCATGA
- a CDS encoding c-type cytochrome, with amino-acid sequence MLPFIRAVALSSLLVLTACGADPAPGPVEQIIVREPGAAAAAAPAEAPADALLAQGKAAFANCAACHTLEQGAPNGVGPNLFGIVGAGAGEVAGFAYSDALKGSGIIWTAAELDSFIADPAAKIPGTTMVAGAIADAAKRQAVIAYIDSVSAN; translated from the coding sequence ATGCTGCCATTCATCCGCGCCGTCGCTCTGTCTTCGCTGCTCGTCCTGACCGCCTGTGGCGCCGATCCCGCACCGGGACCGGTCGAACAGATCATTGTTCGCGAACCGGGCGCGGCCGCAGCCGCTGCTCCCGCCGAAGCGCCAGCCGATGCATTGCTGGCTCAAGGAAAAGCGGCTTTTGCCAATTGCGCTGCCTGCCATACACTCGAGCAAGGTGCGCCCAATGGCGTCGGTCCCAATCTCTTCGGGATTGTCGGAGCCGGGGCCGGCGAGGTTGCCGGTTTCGCCTATTCGGACGCTCTGAAAGGCTCGGGAATCATCTGGACCGCCGCAGAACTGGACAGCTTCATCGCCGATCCCGCGGCGAAAATTCCGGGCACGACGATGGTGGCCGGTGCGATTGCCGACGCGGCAAAAAGACAGGCGGTCATCGCCTATATCGACAGCGTTTCCGCCAATTGA
- the udk gene encoding uridine kinase: MTATVVGISGGSCSGKSTLTQLLFEALGPDQCVILPQDDYFFGLGDAPQGKGGPNFDHPNAVDFENLCEQLAQLKNGQAIDRPLYDFPTHMPKAETRRTESRPVILVDGILILQHRPLRELLDLSIFVECDSDTRFARRLERDVRERGRSAQSVREQFANQVGPMHDLHVEPSKSHADIVINSQQCQSHYEQPLRLILSKISVQNQ, from the coding sequence ATGACCGCAACAGTCGTTGGCATCAGCGGCGGCAGCTGTTCCGGGAAATCGACCCTGACGCAGCTGCTGTTCGAAGCGCTCGGTCCCGATCAGTGCGTGATCCTGCCGCAGGACGACTATTTCTTCGGCCTCGGCGATGCGCCGCAAGGCAAGGGTGGCCCCAATTTCGATCACCCCAACGCAGTGGATTTTGAAAATCTGTGCGAACAGCTTGCGCAGCTCAAGAACGGCCAGGCAATCGATCGGCCGCTCTATGATTTCCCGACCCATATGCCGAAGGCGGAAACCCGGCGAACCGAATCACGCCCGGTCATTCTGGTCGACGGCATATTGATTCTGCAGCACCGGCCGCTGCGCGAACTGCTGGACCTCAGCATTTTCGTCGAATGTGATTCCGACACCCGCTTTGCCCGCAGGCTCGAACGCGACGTACGCGAAAGAGGACGCAGCGCCCAATCGGTGCGCGAACAATTTGCCAATCAGGTGGGGCCGATGCACGATCTGCATGTCGAACCGTCAAAGTCACATGCAGATATCGTGATAAATTCGCAACAGTGCCAATCCCACTATGAACAGCCGCTTCGCCTGATCCTGTCAAAAATATCAGTGCAAAATCAGTAA
- a CDS encoding acetyl-CoA C-acetyltransferase: MTEAFIYDAVRSPRGKGRNDGALHEITALDLSAQVLASINDRNELEGHEVEDIAFGCVSPVGEQGAVISRMAALKAGYADTTSAIQVNRFCGSGLEAVNIAAGKVCSGETDLAVGGGIESMSRIPMGSDGLGGMADPTLVFQEYFVPQGISADLIATKYGYSRDDVDAYAVESQKRAAKAWDEKRFAKSILPIRDVIGEVVLDHDELMRPETDMQSLGALGPAFQMMGEQMPGFDDVAILKHAEIEKINHVHHAGNSSGIVDGSAAVLIGNAMAGEKYGLKPRARIISMASIGSEPTIMLTGPEFAAKKALDRAGMTAKDIDLWELNEAFAAVVLRFMDAMKVDHSDINVNGGAIAMGHPLGATGAMILGTALDELERSGKSTALSTLCIGGGMGIATIIERVN; this comes from the coding sequence ATGACCGAAGCCTTTATCTATGACGCAGTGCGATCCCCGCGCGGCAAGGGCCGCAATGACGGCGCCCTGCATGAAATCACCGCTCTTGATCTGTCCGCCCAGGTGCTGGCATCGATCAACGACCGCAACGAACTCGAGGGCCACGAAGTCGAGGACATCGCCTTTGGCTGCGTCTCTCCCGTGGGCGAGCAGGGCGCGGTCATCAGCCGCATGGCAGCGCTGAAAGCCGGCTATGCCGACACCACCTCGGCGATCCAGGTCAACCGCTTCTGCGGGTCCGGTCTGGAAGCGGTGAATATCGCGGCGGGCAAGGTCTGCTCCGGCGAAACCGATCTGGCCGTCGGCGGCGGCATCGAATCCATGTCCCGCATCCCGATGGGCAGCGACGGTCTCGGCGGCATGGCCGACCCGACCCTCGTCTTTCAGGAATATTTCGTGCCACAGGGCATTTCCGCCGATCTGATCGCCACCAAATATGGCTATAGCCGCGATGATGTCGACGCCTATGCCGTCGAAAGCCAGAAACGCGCTGCCAAGGCGTGGGACGAGAAACGCTTCGCCAAATCGATCCTGCCGATCCGCGATGTCATTGGTGAAGTCGTGCTCGACCATGACGAACTGATGCGCCCCGAAACCGATATGCAGTCGCTCGGTGCCCTCGGCCCCGCATTCCAGATGATGGGCGAACAAATGCCCGGCTTTGACGATGTCGCCATCCTCAAACATGCCGAGATCGAGAAGATCAACCATGTCCATCACGCGGGCAACAGCTCCGGTATCGTCGACGGTTCGGCCGCCGTATTGATCGGAAACGCAATGGCCGGCGAGAAATACGGTCTCAAGCCACGCGCCCGCATCATTTCGATGGCGTCCATCGGTTCGGAGCCAACAATCATGCTCACCGGTCCGGAATTTGCCGCGAAAAAGGCGCTCGATCGCGCCGGCATGACCGCGAAGGACATCGATCTGTGGGAACTGAACGAAGCCTTTGCTGCCGTCGTCCTGCGCTTCATGGACGCGATGAAGGTCGACCATAGCGACATCAACGTCAACGGCGGCGCGATCGCCATGGGCCATCCGCTCGGCGCGACCGGCGCGATGATCCTCGGCACCGCGCTTG
- a CDS encoding TIGR00730 family Rossman fold protein yields MQQTAAPRVASSGDNLQRLAVYCGANAGQDPAYAESTVLLGQAMAKRDVELVYGGGRLGLMGIIADTVLAEGGRVHGVIPEMLKDLEVAHTGVTELHIVQNMHERKAKMTDLTDAFVALPGGVGTMDELFEAWSWNALGYHNKPFAILNIGGYWNSLIDFLDTMSQQGFVSAERRKHLIISDNIEDCLDRLAAACNTETGSFTW; encoded by the coding sequence ATGCAGCAGACTGCGGCCCCTCGTGTCGCGTCATCGGGGGATAATTTGCAAAGACTGGCAGTATATTGTGGTGCCAATGCCGGACAGGACCCGGCTTATGCCGAATCGACGGTTCTGCTTGGCCAGGCCATGGCGAAGCGCGATGTCGAACTGGTCTATGGCGGCGGCAGGCTCGGCCTGATGGGGATTATTGCCGATACCGTGCTTGCCGAGGGCGGCCGCGTCCATGGCGTTATTCCCGAAATGCTGAAGGATCTCGAAGTCGCGCATACCGGTGTCACGGAGCTGCACATCGTCCAGAATATGCACGAGCGCAAAGCCAAGATGACCGATCTCACCGATGCCTTTGTCGCCTTGCCGGGCGGTGTCGGCACGATGGACGAATTGTTCGAGGCCTGGAGCTGGAACGCGCTCGGCTATCATAACAAGCCCTTCGCCATCCTGAATATTGGCGGCTACTGGAATTCGCTGATCGATTTTCTCGATACGATGTCGCAGCAGGGTTTCGTCTCGGCCGAGCGGCGCAAACATCTGATCATCTCCGACAATATCGAAGACTGTCTCGACCGGCTCGCCGCTGCCTGCAACACTGAAACCGGCAGCTTTACCTGGTGA
- a CDS encoding NupC/NupG family nucleoside CNT transporter, which produces MPILTSIAGMALILLIALALSTGRKNIRFRVVGAAFALQAGIAVIVLYIPAGKRVIEAMAFGVSNLLGYASAGTNFIFGPLADPSIGGNSFAIAALPVIIFFSALISILYYLGIMQFIIKWVGGGIQKITGISKVESLCAAANIFVGQSESPLVIRPYLASLTQSQLFTVMSVGMAGVAGTILAAYAAMGIRIDYLLAAAFMSAPGGILMAKIIMPDNPEDPAPEELVVAVEYEDEKPANIIMAAGMGAQTGVKLAVAVGAMVLAFVALVALANGLLGGIGGWFGYPELSFQQVIGYIFAPIMYLIGVPWEEALNAGGLFGTKVVLNEFVAFIELGKMQAGISPLTNAIVIFALCGFANFSSIAIQLAVTGGLAPNQRPVIARLGLRALAAGSLANLMSAALAGILLSLA; this is translated from the coding sequence ATACCGATCCTGACAAGCATTGCCGGCATGGCGCTGATCCTGCTGATTGCCCTCGCGCTGTCGACCGGGCGGAAAAATATCCGCTTCCGCGTCGTGGGTGCCGCTTTCGCGCTGCAGGCCGGGATCGCTGTGATCGTGCTCTATATTCCCGCCGGCAAGCGGGTCATCGAGGCCATGGCCTTTGGCGTGTCCAATCTGCTCGGCTATGCATCGGCGGGCACCAATTTCATCTTCGGCCCGCTCGCCGACCCGTCGATTGGCGGCAACAGTTTTGCGATCGCCGCGCTGCCGGTGATCATCTTCTTCTCGGCGCTGATCTCGATTCTCTATTATCTCGGCATCATGCAGTTCATCATCAAATGGGTAGGCGGCGGCATCCAGAAAATTACCGGCATTTCCAAGGTCGAATCGCTCTGTGCCGCGGCGAATATCTTCGTCGGCCAGTCCGAATCGCCTTTGGTCATCCGCCCCTATCTCGCCAGCCTAACCCAGTCGCAACTGTTCACCGTGATGAGCGTCGGCATGGCTGGTGTCGCTGGCACCATTCTGGCGGCCTATGCCGCCATGGGCATCCGCATCGACTATCTGCTCGCCGCCGCCTTCATGTCGGCACCCGGCGGAATCCTGATGGCCAAGATCATCATGCCGGACAATCCCGAAGACCCCGCCCCGGAAGAGCTGGTCGTTGCGGTGGAATATGAGGACGAGAAGCCCGCCAATATCATCATGGCCGCGGGCATGGGCGCGCAGACCGGCGTGAAGCTGGCGGTGGCCGTCGGTGCCATGGTGCTGGCCTTTGTCGCTTTGGTCGCGCTCGCCAACGGACTGCTCGGCGGAATCGGCGGCTGGTTCGGCTATCCGGAGCTCAGCTTCCAGCAAGTGATCGGCTATATATTCGCCCCGATCATGTATCTTATCGGCGTTCCCTGGGAAGAAGCGCTGAACGCCGGCGGCCTGTTCGGCACCAAGGTCGTGCTCAACGAATTTGTCGCCTTCATCGAACTGGGCAAGATGCAGGCGGGCATCTCGCCGCTGACCAATGCGATCGTGATTTTCGCGCTGTGCGGCTTTGCCAATTTCAGCAGCATCGCCATCCAGCTTGCCGTCACCGGCGGCCTGGCTCCCAACCAGCGTCCGGTCATCGCCCGGCTCGGCCTGCGCGCGCTGGCCGCGGGATCGCTCGCCAATCTGATGAGCGCGGCGCTGGCCGGTATCTTGCTGTCGCTGGCCTGA
- a CDS encoding queuosine precursor transporter has product MTETSKTNLIPRSLFVFAVLYGGMTCIAGILGAKQVAIGPLAVEAGIFPFLLLVVLSSSVAELHGRDVANRLVRLGFIPLITAIVLIQIVLALPTDPGMYEPAKEAFPIILEQGARLMFAGIIAYGVSQFLNVYIFSRLASMKGRMLALRAAIASALSQLVDTVIFITIAFYGERPIGQLLLGQGSAKVVLSFLLVPFLIVFFVKLGQRLDRD; this is encoded by the coding sequence ATGACTGAAACATCGAAAACCAACCTCATCCCGCGATCCCTTTTTGTCTTTGCCGTGCTCTATGGCGGCATGACCTGTATCGCCGGAATATTGGGCGCGAAGCAGGTCGCGATTGGCCCGCTGGCGGTGGAAGCGGGTATTTTCCCGTTCCTGTTGCTGGTGGTTCTGTCCAGTTCGGTGGCCGAACTGCATGGCCGGGATGTCGCCAACCGGCTGGTCCGTCTGGGCTTCATTCCGCTGATCACCGCCATCGTCCTGATCCAGATCGTGCTGGCACTGCCGACCGATCCGGGCATGTACGAACCGGCGAAAGAAGCCTTTCCGATCATATTGGAGCAGGGCGCACGGCTGATGTTCGCCGGGATCATCGCTTATGGCGTATCGCAGTTTCTCAACGTCTATATCTTCTCCCGGCTGGCGTCGATGAAAGGCCGGATGCTGGCCTTGCGGGCCGCCATTGCCAGCGCCCTGTCGCAGCTTGTCGATACGGTCATTTTCATCACCATCGCCTTTTACGGCGAGCGTCCGATCGGGCAATTGCTGCTGGGTCAGGGTTCGGCGAAGGTCGTCCTGTCCTTCCTGCTGGTGCCTTTCCTGATCGTCTTTTTCGTGAAACTGGGGCAGAGGCTGGACCGCGACTGA